The region TAACTCATTATAACTAGCAAAATGTCAATTAAATTGCAGGAAATGCTAAGTAAAATTTTATCTACACTCAAGTTTTTGCTAGTATGTTTTCCCCGGTAATCTGTTCATACACCTGAAACACGAGCACAGATAGTGAAAATATGAGTGGAAAAAAGATAACATTagaaattatgattttatgacGAATGAAATGAAATCTTTCCAGTAAGTGGTGTGGTGTGATTCCTGTATTTTCTCTActtcattttatattaatgaaaacactGCTATAGGGTTTGCTAGTTGAAAGTTTCACTTTACTGCTGGAAATTTTAGGCACTGGCAATGAAGAGCTATGTGATGAAAAAAGTTAAATTCGACCCCTGTAAGTAttctattgttttaaaatgtagtAAACATTCcagatattttacattgtttaaattttaacaCATGATTTTATCAAAGATGCTACATCTCTGACAAGATTAATCATGATCGGTTGAAAACAAGAACAGACAGTTAcataggtagtgttgttatcaCCATCTAAACATTTAAGcaacttttatattttaaactcaaaacaaataaataattcattgcTTCCGAAAGAAATTCTATTGTGCTCCatctttgttttgtattttattttcagtttcatagGATGTtgttattatcttttttttcatatgttGTGTTGAGTAGATATTCTTGTATACCTTCATATCTACCCGCTGTGGACTATGTACCATCTTTAACCCTCAATACCTTTACATGACCCTTAATAACCTTATGtgaaattatttaaacaatttttagAAAGAAATTTAATCAGGGGAGTTAACTAGTCAATTTTCTGGCTGTAaagtaaagggaggtaactcttctTACCTTAAGTGATGTGTTGAAATCCTCTACAAGTTTCAGCCATTGGATGGTTTGTTTTGAGAACTGACCCGCGTTGGCTTGTAGTATTTTTGTCTCTGTGTCTAGCTTCTTCTGGTTGACATAAGCCTGGGCCACACTGCAATTAAAAGTTGGAGGTCAAAATTATTATAGTTCCGTGTATGCACAGACCTTCGTGTTACCAACAGTATTTACACCAAGACACATATCATAAATTGAGTAGCATCAGAATGTCgttatattttgaaaacatattgTAGTTTAAGGACCATTATAACATGTAAAAACAGAATGACtcttataaacatttaaacttTCTACAATGTGCAATTGCAAAATtgaatttttacattttcaccCCAAACAATACAAGCTGAAAATTGTGTAATTAAgtcaaatattaaatattttgctACCCAAGTAGAAATTGCATCAGTACTACCTAAAATGCAAGTTGAGCACTAACAAAATGATTTTCAAATGGCACTTAACCAAAGTAATTTGTATACCAAGCCCTAACAGGTgccattctatttatctgtcacacAGATTGCATTTATAGTGACAATAAATACATCTGTAAGTGTTTACTTGTTAAATCCCCATGTCAAATTTGATGCACATCTTCGTGATGGAGCGATAAAGACAATTTATAACACCTTACAATATTTTTAAGTAAAGTATCAAACTAAGCCAGTACTATAGACAGGAATATCTCTCATGTAAGAGTTTGGCGTCATAAGCACTCAGGTGACATATCCCTATCCACGGAACAGGCCCATGAAAATACCATTACTCTATCTATGTGGCAGGCAGCCGGGAGAGATGGCCTTACCCTCCATTCAGATGGTCGACTAGTGCATGGGTCAAAGCCGTTGATGCTACTATGGcttctttcttcttcttttctgAAAAAGAATAGTTTTATAGTGAGATTGTTacattggggggggggggggggggggataaagTGAATACCCACACTCCCAGACATACAAAGTGAATGAccccctttactaagtggggGTATAAAAAATAGACACACACAAAGTGAATACCCCCTCTTTACTAAATGTGGGTATAAATAACAATGTACTAGTAAGATAGCCTgattaaatgttataaatatcCTATAGGCTACATAGTTTTCTATATCACTTGTAGTTCAAACAAATCTGATCTAAGTTTTCTAAGAAATGTTAAAAGATGATTGTTATGAAGAAGATAAgtattgttttcaataaatgGATCAACAAGAAGCAGATCAATTTGAATCAGGTTGAATCAACACAGGTTGATGTTTTTTTACGTAGATGTCGAAGGTCACAGCCAAGATTAACAGATCCACAAATGTAGTACCAACTGAAAGGTCTTTGTGCTGGCAAAGTAAAAGGGGTGCCATTAAGAAAACCATGCACAGAGTTTCCATGTCAAAATCTGGGTGGGAAAACTTCCCCTTTTTTTCCATATATACATTAGCGAACCAATCCAGTCTTTGGTTGAAAGATGAAAGACTAAATAGTCTATCTCGGATCACTGAGGTCAGGAACTTTTTATGTTTCAATTAGCACAACTATCTTCTTTTCGTAAAAAAAGGTGCAATTAGGGAATTCAAGTACACTAacttgaataaaatattgtgaaatcCAACAAACTGATAATGCTCAGAGTAGATCACCACAAGTGTGTGGTTTCAACCGTGTAAGTATTTAAAGTAGTACCAGTCGTTGGTCAGAACTGAATACTATAATCAACAACAAGCAGTAACAGACACCAATGGTGTGTCGTTTCATCACTTCCTATCATAAGTACTATGATGTGACTTTTGCATAATCGTGACTTTAAAGTTACAAGCCAAGCTTTAAATTTTGGTACATGATTTCACTGAAATGTTGACAATCAAGATACTGTCTGTTTCCAAAAATATTCACCAAATGGGGGAAAGTGTGGTGGATATAtaccatagatatatatatataaaaatgttttaagttaATACACATCTACGGTAATTAGACTAGTGTTCTAAtgcattttgatgaaaatatataaataattttgttcATTAATTCTCTTTTCAAGTCTGTTGTTAATTTCAATAACTCCAAAATATACTCCAGAGAAAATTCTGTCTAAATCCTTTCACTGGTATGGAATAAGAATATTCTATAATATCAAGTATTAACTTCAACACAAGTATTTGCGTTATTTTACatctgttatatatagtgaaactGGACTGGAATAAACGAATGCAGGTGGCAATGTAGCTTAAATTATCACAGTTCAGTTTGATTTATTATTAAAGAGTTTGGAGGTCCCATGTTCAACTCTAAAGTCTGGCAGTTGtatttttcctctcctatttcaatattaattgatgcccaaataatacaatatgtctccTGCCATGAAGTCTGAAGGTGTTGATATAGGATTTCATGTCAAAAACTTTGTTGGAGGATGAGTCAggaatatacatacaacattttTAACACTGAAACTACGTATACTTATATTATTATCTGTaagagtttggaggtcctggATTTGAGCCCTGGTCTGGTCATTGCACTTACCATATGCTCAATTATATATGATAGAGAAACTTTCCTTTTGGGCAGGAATAAATAGCATGCTAGActagtttatattataatatacctTGTGTTCTCAGTCAATGTCGTCAGTCATAAATTTAAACCTTTCGccatatttacataaacataatGTAATCTATATATCACTCATTGGTTAATATTTGCATGTTCAGTAAGGTATAAACACGGACATGTGTAATTGGGTAGCAAGACAGATGTGTTATGTTACAGGTAAGCTCAAGACTTATTTTTCTCTCTACGTCATAAGTATTCCACaaactgtgtatacaatataaccaTAGTAGAACTATTGGACTATCAGTTAACCGATAAATGTATACAGTCGTAACGTCTACCTTTCTCAGTAAGACatactccagttttttatgacCAACTTTGATAATATACTCTgagtatacattatgtattttagaactttttaattaattttgtgattattaaGTGTGTTCAACCGGAACGAAGTCGCGAAGGACAATCATTAGTTGTGGGAAAACGTCAAGATACAtcaaagaagtcaaataagACTTATATCGATGTCTTCCAGTGATTCACTTGTTAGACTTAGCTAACATAATCTACGCTTTTCTTATCACTGTAGGTGTATATTCTTTTGGACTGGGGTTGGTACATTTATCAGTAGACAAAACTGCTATAGTAGCTACTGTAAAGGTAAAACCAAGGGAATT is a window of Pecten maximus unplaced genomic scaffold, xPecMax1.1, whole genome shotgun sequence DNA encoding:
- the LOC117321336 gene encoding biogenesis of lysosome-related organelles complex 1 subunit 1-like, producing KKKKEAIVASTALTHALVDHLNGGVAQAYVNQKKLDTETKILQANAGQFSKQTIQWLKLVEDFNTSLKELGDVENWARSIETDMRTISSALEYAYRKSK